The window CCGCACAACGCCTACGATGGCTCCGCTGTTGCGAAAGGCCGCCGCCGCCGCGCGCGAGGTGTTGATCGATCTGGCAGCCGAGGAGTGGAAAGTCGATCGCGCTTCGCTAGCGTTGAAAGATGGAAAAGTCATAGACGCGCGGTCGAAGCAATCGCTCGATTTCGGCAAACTGACAAAGGGACAAAAACTCCTGAAGGTCATCCCGGAGAATGCGCCCACAACTCCGCCGGCTAACTGGACGATTGCAGGCAAGTCGGTTGCTAAAGTAGATGGCCGGGCCTTCGTGACCGGAAAACATCGCTACACGTCCGACACCAGGCGCGCCGATATGCTGTTCGGCAAGATAGTGCGTCCCGCCGGGTTCAGCGCTTCACTTGAATCGGTCGATGCGCGAGAAGCCGAAGCGTTGCCGGGCGTAAAGGTGGTCCGCGATGCCAACTTCATCGGAGTCGCGGCGCCGACCGACCAGACGGCGGCGCGCGCGGCCAGTGCGATCAAGGCTGTATGGAAAGTACCGCCGCAGCCGTCATCAAAGGAGCTTTTCGATTACCTTAGAAAACACGCAGCCGAGTCGCCGCGGGCCAACCTCAGCGGCTCGATCGCGGAGGGACTGGCAAGCGCCGACAAGAAGCTGGAGCAGACCTACACCGTGGCTTTCATCGCTCACGCGCCGATGGAGCCGCGCGCCGCGGTCGCTGAATGGAACAAGGGAAGGCTCACGGTGTGGACCGGAACGCAGCGGCCGTTCGGAGTTCGTAGCGAACTCGCCGAAGCGTTTAGGATTCCCGAAGAGCGCGTACGGGTGATCGTGCCCGACACCGGCGCGGGATACGGCGGCAAGCACACCGGCGATGCGGCAATTGAAGCGGCTCGGCTGGCGGAAGCCGCAGGCAAACCCGTGAAGCTGGTGTGGACCCGCGAAGAGGAATTCACCTGGGCCTACTTTCGTCCCGGCGGAGTCATTGACATCTCGAGCGGTGTGCGCGACGACGGGACGATCACCGCGTGGGAGTTTCACAACTACAACTCAGGGTCCTCGGGCATTCAGCATCGCTACGACATCCCCAATCAGAAGATCGTGTTTCACCAGGCGAAGTCGCCACTGCGTCAGGGTTCATATCGCGGGCTTGCGGCAACGGCGAATCACTTCGCGCGCGAGACTCACATGGATGAGCTGGCGGCGGCGGTCAAGATGGACCCGCTGGACTTCCGCCTGAAGAACCTCAAGGATGAGCGATTGAAGGCGGTGCTGACTGCTGCCGCGAAGGCGTTCGGTTGGGGCAAGGCGAAGAGCGCTGCCAACTGTGGATACGGAATCTCCGCTGGATTCGAGAAGGGCGGATACGTGGCCGCGTGCGCGGAAGTCTCGGTCGACCGGACGAGCGGAAAGGTCAAGCTTGTGCGGGTCGTCGAGGCGTTCGAGTGCGGCGCGATCATCAACCCGGACCAGCTCAAGAATCAGATCGAAGGATCAATCGTGATGGCGATCGGAGGCGCGCTGTTCGAAGCGATCGACTTCGAGAAGGGGAAGATCGCCAACGGCCGCTTCTCACGCTACCGCGTTCCACGCTTCAGCGACGTTCCGCTGATAGAAACCGTATTGGTCGATCGCAAGGACCTTCCCTCTTCGGGCGCAGGCGAAACTCCGATCGTTGGGCTCGCTCCGGCAGTTGGCAACGCGATCTTCGACGCAACCGGTATCAGGTTGCGGTCGCTTCCGATGGCGCCGAATGGGCTGAAGGCGTAGGAACTGCTTGAAATCGAGTCGAGCGATGGTCCGCTCAATTGGTTCGGCAAATCCGTTTGTTGCGAGGTAGAATGCTTTCAGTTTGAAATGGAGAAGGCGGCTTACTAGAGTCGGCGCGTAAAGGCCGAGACTATGAGTGAACAGGTCACAATTCTAGTATCCGATCAAGTGGTGCGCCAAGCAGCGACGGTAGCGTCGCAAACACACCGCCGAGTCGAAGACGTTCTGGCAGAGTGGCTGGAGTCGCGTGTGTCCGACTTACCCGTCGAAGCGCTATCAGACAGCGAAGTGCTACGGTTGACCCATCTTCAGCTATCAGACGATCAGCAGTCGGCGCTGAGCGAGCTGCTGGAGCGGAACAGTGAGAACAGGCTCGATGAGCAAGACCGGCGGCACTTGGATGAGATGATGCGAGTGTACGAACAAGGTCTTCTCCGCAAGGCGCAGGCCCTTCGCGTTGCGGTGCAACGAGGACTGATCGAACCCTTACAGGCATGAGTCCCACCAATGTCCATCCAGACTCGAGGTGTAAAGGTATAAAGACGATCTGAGCTTTCACGTCACGCGTCTGCCTCAAGCTCAGGTTGTCAAGGCTCACCCTCTCCTCTACAATTTCTCTTTCTTCACACACGAAGATTCCTCGCCGTACAGGCGTAACCCGAAGAATTCTGTAGGAGGCTGTTAAAACGCTATGTTGAAGTTCCTCAGAGGGCGCAAGCGATCGCGCAATGCGGTGTTGATAATTTTCATCGGGCTGTTGACTCTCAGCCTTGTTGCTCTGTTCTCAGCGTCCGGGACCGGCTCCGGCGTGTTCGGAGGCGCTGCGGGCAGCGACACCGCGGTCGCCAAAGTCGGCAAGTACGAAGTGACCGTTAGGGAGCTAAAGGATCAGCTTACTTACTTCGGTCAGCAGGTCTCCCAGGGACAAGGCCGGAACCGCAACGACGATATCGGGACGCTGTTCGATATGTATGGCCCGCAAGTGCTGGACAGCCTTATCCGCCAAAAACTGGTTCTTTACGAGGCGGAACGTTTGAACCTGGGCGCGAGCGACAGCGAAGTCCAGTCACGGTTGAAGCAAATGTTCAACCCGTGGCCCGGCCCCGAGCAGTACCGCTTGCGATTGCAGCAGTATCAACCCGGTATGACGCCGGTGCGTTTCGAAGATGAGCTTCGCGCCTCGATCGCTCAGGAACACCTGCGCAGCTTCATCACTGCGGCCGTTGAGGTCGACCCCAAAGAAGTCGAGCAAGATTACCGCCGCAACAATACGACCAACAGCGTGCGCTGGGTCGAGGTTGATCCGAAGAAGTTTCTCGACAAGGTTCAGGTCAGCGAGCCTGATTTGCGCGCATACTTTGAGGCTCGCAAGAGCGACTTTGGTATCAAAACGGAACAACGGCGTGCTCGTTACATTTTCGTCGACCAGAACAAGGCTGGAGAGGCGATCCAGGTACCAGACGACGAGCTTAAGCAGGATTTCAGTCCGGAGAGGTTCATCAAGCAGGTGCGTGTGAGTGAAATCGTCTTGAACGTTCCCAAACAAGAGTCGGCCGAGGGCAAAGATAAAACCGCCGAGAAGAAGCCGGGAGTCACCGAAGAGGACATAAGGAACAAGGCGCAGGGCATCGTGAAGCGAGCACAAGGCGCGGAGGGCCAGCCCGCGGAAGATTTCGCGAAGCTCGCTCGAGATTTCAGCGAAGACGCGAAGACCAAAGCCAAGGGCGGCGATCTCGGCTGGATTAACAAAGACGACAAACGCGAAACTGACGACCCGCTCAACCGCGTCTTCACGATGCAGAAGGACGAAACGAGTCAGCCCGTAAAAAAAGGCGACAAGTACTACATACTAAGAGTTACCGACCGCCAGAACCCCACTTTTGCCGATGCGCGAGAGGAGTTACTCAAAGCGGCGCGCTCGCGCAAGGGCTACTCGAAGGCGGTCGAGATCGCCACCGAGGCTGAGCAACAGTTTAAAGAAACCAAGAATGCCGAAGCGGCCGTCGCCGCAATCAACAAGAAGTTTGGCGCCCAAACGTCCTCGGTGAAAGAGACCTTGTTTTTCTCCGAAGGCGAGACGTTGCCGGATCTGGGTAACGCTCCTGAATTCGAGTCGTCGCTGTTCGAGCTTCAGAATCCTGGAGACATTGGCGACCGAATGAATGTCGACAAAGGATTCGCGATCGTCCAGTACGTTGAGAAACGCGACCCGCACGACCCGGCTTTCGAAGAAGTGAGCGCGAAGGTCGATAAGGCTTACCGCGCCGCGAAGGCCAAGGAGCTTGCGGCCGAGCGGGCCAACGAGCTTGCAAAGGCTCAGAACATCGATGAGCTTAAGAAGATGACCGGGTCAATGGGCTTGAAGCTCGATGAGCGAGGAGGGCTGACCGGCAGCGATTCAATCGGTCCATTGGTGAGCGAGAGCAGCCGCTCGCCTATCTACAAGCTCGATATCGGCGCGGTGACCAAAGACCCGATCAAAACCGACAGCGATGTGTATGTAGTTGCCGCGATCGAAAGTCGCAAGGAAGCCGATATGGGCGACACGTTTCAGAAAGAACGCAAGTCGATTGAGCAACGACTGCTGGACGAAAAGCGAAACACGTTCTTCTCAACCTATCTCTCAATGACTCAGAAGCAGTTGAAGGACGAGGGCAAGATCAAGATCTACGACGAGGTGATCGCGGCGGCGGTAGAAACAAGCGCGCCGTCGGCAGCGCCGGGCGGCCAGCCTAGCCTTCCTAGTCCAACCGGCGCTCGTCCTCGACGCACGCCACAAGGAGCGCAAGGCTCCCCCGGGACCCTGCCTCGCCAGGGGCGCTAGAGCGTCGGGATGCGGCGCTTTGTAGGGAGTAGTGTTTACGCACTTCATTAGGAAGAGCGTCTCGATAGGTCGCCTTAGTCCACACGCTGCCGCAGCGGCTTGAAACTTGGGCTGCGATCTTCTATCCTCGCGCTGAAATTCAGGCCCAACTCTCTAGGCTTGGAGAAAGCCTATGCGCTGTTCACTCCTCGTCGTGTCGCTCAGCCTGGTTTGCGCCGGGTCTATTCTTGCTTCTAGCGCGAACGCACAGTCTTCGGCATCGAGTGAGCAAACCAGCTCGCCGTCCAGCCCTTCAATCGAGAAGAAAGAGGCAAAGACCTACACGCTTCCGCCTGAGAAATACGAGAAGGCGGTGGCTTACTCGAGAATTCAGTACGGGCTTCACTTTGCGGGTGTCGCCTACTCGCTTCTTCTGCTTTTCGCCATCCTTTCGCTGCGGATCGCACCGCTGTTCCGCGATTGGGCCGAGCGTGTTTCGCGCCGGCGCTTCGTTCAAGCGCTTGTATTCGTGCCTCTGCTTCTGCTCACACTCGACGCGCTCGAGTTGCCCCTGGCGGCTTATCATCATCACCTTGCCGTGAAATACGACATATCGGTTCAGGGCTGGGGCTCGTGGTTCTGGGATTGGACCAAGGGTGAGGTGATTCAGTTCGTCATCGCGTCAATTCTGGCCTACATTCTCTATGGCGCAATCCGGCGGAGCCGGCGTCGCTGGTGGCTGTACTTCGGACTTGCCTCGTTACCGATCCTGGTCTTCTTATTATTCATATCGCCGGTAGTGATCGATCCGCTGTTCAACAAGTTTGAGCCACTTGAGGCCAGTCGGCCGTCGCTTGTTGCGGAGATCGAGAAGGTTGTAAAGCACGCCGGCCTGGACATCCCCCGCGAGCGGATGTTTGAGATGAAAGCCAGCGAGAAGGTAAACGCAATCAACGCATACGTGACTGGCGTTGGCGCGTCGAAGCGAGTAGTCGTGTGGGACACGACTATCGCCAACATGACGACCCCGCAAACTTTGTTTGTTGTCGGGCACGAGATGGGTCATTACATGCTCGGACACATGCCCAAAGGTATTGCGTTCGCTGGAGCATTGATAATCGGAGTGCTGTTTCTGGTTCATCTCGCGGTAAACCGGACACTGGATCGCAGGCATAGGCGGTGGGCGCTGCGCGGATTGGACGATTGGGCTTCGCTTCCAGCGCTGCTGCTGTTCACTTATCTGTTTTTCTTTTTTGCCGAGCCGGTGTTCAACACCTTCAGCCGCTATCAAGAGCACCAGGCGGACGTTTATGGGCTGGAGGTGATCCACGGAATAGTGCCTGACTCTTCCGAGACAGCCGCCGAAGCATTTCAGACTCTAGGGGAAGTCGATCTGGCGGATCCGAATCCGAGCGCGTTCATCAAGTTCTGGCTGTACAGTCACCCGCCGCTCGGAGAGCGTGTGACGTTCGCGCATGAATACGATCCGTGGTCAAAGGGTCAAGCGCCGATGTTCGTGCGATAGCGTTCCTGGGAGCGCAGGCATCCCTGCCTGCCTCTTTGCTCCAACAACTACTTTCTCTCTCGCACAACATGCCGCGCAGGCAGGGATGCCTGTGCTCCCAGGAGCCTTTCTACCCTTCTGAAATCTGGGGGGACGACGAACGCGTCGGGCGCTGCCTCGATGCGAACGTCTTTACGATCGGTTATCACTATTGCTGCTCCTTGCCCGGCCTCGCACTCGATCCTCAAAGCGAGCCCCGCAAGGTCGTCTGCTCTGAACCTTCTGGTTATCTCAGTATGTCCGTCCTGGAAGCTCGCTCGCTCCTCGAACACTTTGCACGGATGGCCATCGATCACCACAGCCGGCAGCATTCGAGTCTCGACGCTTGCGGGTGCCTGTACATCGTCGAAGTAATGGTCGATAGCTTGAACCATGCTGTCCGTCGCATCGGAACCTGGAGCATTCTGCGCGCTGGAGGGAAGGTGTGGATCGGCAGCGCGCGCTTGAGATTCACGCAAGTGACCGGTCTTAGTCTCCATCTCAACATAGGCTCGTTCGTCGAGATCGAGTAAGAAGGCTTTCCCAAGATCGGGCCGCCATATGAGCGCGCGATTCCGGCCTTGTTCCGTCCATTCTACCCGGCGCTTTTCACCTGACCGAGCCTCGCGAGTGATGCTCGTCTCGCGCGTTGTCCCGTCCTCAATGGTGCGAACGACGGTCGCCGAGTACTGCTCCGGCTCGCCTGCCGGTTCGACGCCGGCCTCGCCGCCGCCGAGCTGCCGATGGGTGCGACAGGCATTCGTCAGCGCGACCGCTAGCGTCGTGATCAGGATAAACAGGATCGAAGCGACTCTAGCTTTCCAGCGCGGAACCATATGCCGATTCTATCATCTCGGCGCCTTGCCGTTCGCGGGGTGGGTCACTCGCAGCAGTGCAGCAGATATGGACTGAGTCTAACGAAAACCGAAATGAAAGAAGAAGGCGCCGGGCCGCGTTTCCCTGGTTGCATTAGGGAACGGCAGTGCGGCCCGGCTGAGAGGCGAGAGGGGAACTTACGAGCGGGGGTCTGTGGGGCAGCCCCGCGATTGCAGGACAGGCCGCCCCGGAGGTTGAGAACTTAGTGGGCCGCAGTCATCACGACGACCTGACCTCCGCCGTCGAGTCGAGCCAGATGCTCCTGGCTGCGAACGCAGCGCACCTGAATGCGATCGTTTCGGCGCGCTTGCCAGAACTCCGGCTCGCGGACATTCTTGTTCATACCGAACGTGATCTTGAACGTCTCGCTCTTGGGCACGTTCACCAGGTAGAGTTTGTCCGACCACATATCGGCAACAAGCATGGTGCGGGCTTTCTGGTCGATCTGAAGGACGCGGCCTTCGACGATCAGATACTTGCTGGAGCGCTCGCTTTTCGGTGCGCTCATCGCGAGAGACGCGAGAGCCAGCACGAGGGTCACTGCCAGAGCGACGTTTCGTTGTGTCATGCGTTTCATAAATGATCGGTCCCCTTTCTTCCGACTCGTTCTTAAATTTGGGGCGAGGCTTGAAGGCTTCGGCCTCGCCCCGAGCGGTTGACATCTTCGGAAGA is drawn from Acidobacteriota bacterium and contains these coding sequences:
- a CDS encoding SurA N-terminal domain-containing protein, giving the protein MLKFLRGRKRSRNAVLIIFIGLLTLSLVALFSASGTGSGVFGGAAGSDTAVAKVGKYEVTVRELKDQLTYFGQQVSQGQGRNRNDDIGTLFDMYGPQVLDSLIRQKLVLYEAERLNLGASDSEVQSRLKQMFNPWPGPEQYRLRLQQYQPGMTPVRFEDELRASIAQEHLRSFITAAVEVDPKEVEQDYRRNNTTNSVRWVEVDPKKFLDKVQVSEPDLRAYFEARKSDFGIKTEQRRARYIFVDQNKAGEAIQVPDDELKQDFSPERFIKQVRVSEIVLNVPKQESAEGKDKTAEKKPGVTEEDIRNKAQGIVKRAQGAEGQPAEDFAKLARDFSEDAKTKAKGGDLGWINKDDKRETDDPLNRVFTMQKDETSQPVKKGDKYYILRVTDRQNPTFADAREELLKAARSRKGYSKAVEIATEAEQQFKETKNAEAAVAAINKKFGAQTSSVKETLFFSEGETLPDLGNAPEFESSLFELQNPGDIGDRMNVDKGFAIVQYVEKRDPHDPAFEEVSAKVDKAYRAAKAKELAAERANELAKAQNIDELKKMTGSMGLKLDERGGLTGSDSIGPLVSESSRSPIYKLDIGAVTKDPIKTDSDVYVVAAIESRKEADMGDTFQKERKSIEQRLLDEKRNTFFSTYLSMTQKQLKDEGKIKIYDEVIAAAVETSAPSAAPGGQPSLPSPTGARPRRTPQGAQGSPGTLPRQGR
- a CDS encoding M48 family metallopeptidase — encoded protein: MRCSLLVVSLSLVCAGSILASSANAQSSASSEQTSSPSSPSIEKKEAKTYTLPPEKYEKAVAYSRIQYGLHFAGVAYSLLLLFAILSLRIAPLFRDWAERVSRRRFVQALVFVPLLLLTLDALELPLAAYHHHLAVKYDISVQGWGSWFWDWTKGEVIQFVIASILAYILYGAIRRSRRRWWLYFGLASLPILVFLLFISPVVIDPLFNKFEPLEASRPSLVAEIEKVVKHAGLDIPRERMFEMKASEKVNAINAYVTGVGASKRVVVWDTTIANMTTPQTLFVVGHEMGHYMLGHMPKGIAFAGALIIGVLFLVHLAVNRTLDRRHRRWALRGLDDWASLPALLLFTYLFFFFAEPVFNTFSRYQEHQADVYGLEVIHGIVPDSSETAAEAFQTLGEVDLADPNPSAFIKFWLYSHPPLGERVTFAHEYDPWSKGQAPMFVR
- a CDS encoding molybdopterin cofactor-binding domain-containing protein, whose amino-acid sequence is MSEQHFIDDPIEAERYELFDEPQYHFSLDLDRRNFFKLLGGGIVLVFTLDAFASQESGRQEGESGGRQTRASTPKEIAGWLHIGEDGAVTVYTGKVEFGQNIRTSLSQVVAEELRVPVGSIRLTMGDTDLTPFDMGTFGSRTTPTMAPLLRKAAAAAREVLIDLAAEEWKVDRASLALKDGKVIDARSKQSLDFGKLTKGQKLLKVIPENAPTTPPANWTIAGKSVAKVDGRAFVTGKHRYTSDTRRADMLFGKIVRPAGFSASLESVDAREAEALPGVKVVRDANFIGVAAPTDQTAARAASAIKAVWKVPPQPSSKELFDYLRKHAAESPRANLSGSIAEGLASADKKLEQTYTVAFIAHAPMEPRAAVAEWNKGRLTVWTGTQRPFGVRSELAEAFRIPEERVRVIVPDTGAGYGGKHTGDAAIEAARLAEAAGKPVKLVWTREEEFTWAYFRPGGVIDISSGVRDDGTITAWEFHNYNSGSSGIQHRYDIPNQKIVFHQAKSPLRQGSYRGLAATANHFARETHMDELAAAVKMDPLDFRLKNLKDERLKAVLTAAAKAFGWGKAKSAANCGYGISAGFEKGGYVAACAEVSVDRTSGKVKLVRVVEAFECGAIINPDQLKNQIEGSIVMAIGGALFEAIDFEKGKIANGRFSRYRVPRFSDVPLIETVLVDRKDLPSSGAGETPIVGLAPAVGNAIFDATGIRLRSLPMAPNGLKA